In Oscillatoria acuminata PCC 6304, a single window of DNA contains:
- a CDS encoding RNA-guided endonuclease InsQ/TnpB family protein, which produces MRTFSPSSTALAPDYTDCVNTKLRSKKIQIYPSPELNKVWRKWLAACRYCYNQAIALQKSGKRLSKLKLRNEVMQSDLPAWVKETPCHIRQNAIFDAHLAFSASSDARFRSCRDSSQAIKFNDANFSSGSWYPRLTKGLTFRVSEPIPKTCDQGTQLVFTKGRWFAVFPEPVAFIPTEATGVIALDPGVRTFITGFDGSRFLEFGSGDIGRITRLCQHLDDLMGRIAKEPNRSKRRRMKQAAQRMRTKIRNLVDEAHKQIAHYLTRNYSVIFLPTFETSNMVAKAKRKIRSKTARAMLTWAHYRFKLTLKHQAEITGTTVVDVTEEYTSKTCTHCGHVHSKLGGSKVFRCPECGVTLPRDWNGAFGIFLKALRDTASVTLTGNSAIVALSGNNRKNVA; this is translated from the coding sequence TTGAGGACATTCTCGCCATCCTCCACTGCTTTAGCTCCCGATTATACGGACTGCGTAAATACAAAACTCAGGTCAAAGAAGATCCAGATTTACCCCAGCCCCGAGCTAAATAAAGTCTGGCGCAAATGGCTGGCGGCTTGTCGGTATTGCTACAACCAAGCAATTGCTTTGCAGAAAAGCGGTAAACGACTAAGCAAGCTGAAGTTACGCAACGAAGTGATGCAGAGTGATTTGCCTGCGTGGGTTAAAGAAACGCCTTGTCACATCCGGCAAAATGCAATCTTCGATGCCCATCTGGCTTTTAGCGCCAGTTCTGACGCCAGGTTTAGAAGTTGCCGTGACAGTTCCCAAGCCATTAAGTTTAACGATGCTAATTTCTCTTCAGGGAGTTGGTATCCAAGACTGACGAAAGGATTAACTTTCAGGGTTTCCGAACCTATCCCTAAAACTTGCGACCAAGGAACTCAGTTGGTGTTTACCAAAGGTCGATGGTTTGCGGTTTTCCCTGAACCTGTTGCCTTTATCCCAACGGAAGCCACCGGAGTGATTGCATTAGATCCGGGTGTCCGAACTTTCATAACTGGGTTTGATGGTTCACGATTTTTAGAATTTGGCTCCGGAGATATAGGACGTATTACTCGGCTATGCCAACATTTGGATGATTTGATGGGCCGAATCGCTAAAGAGCCCAATCGCTCAAAGCGACGGAGAATGAAGCAAGCGGCTCAACGAATGAGAACCAAAATCCGGAATTTGGTGGATGAGGCCCACAAACAAATTGCTCATTACTTGACTCGTAACTATAGTGTGATTTTTCTGCCTACCTTCGAGACTTCCAACATGGTTGCCAAGGCCAAGCGGAAAATTAGGTCTAAGACAGCAAGGGCAATGCTAACCTGGGCGCATTATCGATTCAAACTAACCCTGAAACATCAAGCCGAAATAACTGGAACCACCGTTGTGGATGTGACCGAAGAATACACCAGTAAAACCTGTACTCACTGTGGTCATGTTCACTCTAAGCTAGGTGGCTCAAAAGTGTTCCGATGTCCCGAGTGTGGGGTCACTCTACCCAGGGACTGGAACGGTGCTTTTGGAATCTTTCTAAAAGCTTTGCGGGATACCGCCTCTGTTACCTTAACGGGTAATAGTGCTATCGTCGCATTGTCCGGGAACAACCGGAAAAATGTCGCGTAA
- the tpiA gene encoding triose-phosphate isomerase: protein MRKIILAGNWKMYKTQAEALEFLEGFKPTVEDAPENREVVLCVPFTALSALSKNLHGSRIRLGAQNIHWEEVGAYTGEISGPMLTEIGVRYVIIGHSERRQYFGETDETVNLRLKAAQKYGLIPILCVGETKEQRAANETESHILGQLEKDLVGIDQTKLVIAYEPIWAIGTGETCESDEANRVIGLIRSKLDNKDVTIQYGGSVKPDNIDELMAKPEIDGVLVGGASLTPDSWGKIVNYRA, encoded by the coding sequence GTGCGAAAAATCATTCTGGCCGGTAATTGGAAAATGTACAAAACCCAGGCAGAAGCCTTGGAGTTTTTAGAGGGGTTCAAACCCACCGTAGAGGACGCCCCGGAGAATCGGGAAGTAGTTCTGTGCGTGCCATTCACTGCTTTGAGCGCTCTGTCCAAAAATTTGCACGGGAGTCGTATTCGCCTCGGTGCTCAAAATATTCATTGGGAAGAAGTCGGTGCCTATACAGGTGAAATTTCTGGCCCGATGCTGACGGAAATCGGCGTGCGTTATGTCATTATTGGGCATAGCGAACGCCGTCAATATTTTGGGGAAACCGATGAAACGGTGAACCTCCGCCTGAAAGCAGCCCAGAAATATGGATTGATTCCCATCCTCTGTGTGGGTGAAACCAAGGAACAACGCGCCGCTAATGAGACGGAATCTCACATTTTAGGGCAACTGGAAAAAGACTTGGTAGGAATCGACCAAACGAAGTTGGTGATTGCCTACGAACCGATTTGGGCGATCGGGACCGGGGAAACCTGTGAATCCGACGAGGCAAACCGCGTCATCGGCTTAATTCGCTCGAAATTGGACAATAAAGATGTGACAATTCAGTATGGCGGGTCGGTCAAACCGGACAACATTGATGAATTGATGGCAAAGCCAGAAATTGATGGGGTTTTGGTCGGTGGAGCCAGCCTCACCCCGGATAGCTGGGGCAAAATTGTCAATTATCGCGCTTAG
- a CDS encoding pentapeptide repeat-containing protein, with translation MSSSDQDIPQKSSFFAKWLTPRSCTLGCLGYIAGIVTLPLAVFLFLNTPDVKKQRFLERETNECRSCDLSNLDLSLRDWSHADFSKANLQNTILGAAKLGDANFAEANLQGAVLRQANLANANFEGANLSQADFRCGGGTCTNLINTSFKNANLRGADFQLVGFTPSGEVGLPQVDFTEADLREANFEGASVKGALLDQAKLCGTRMPDGTISNRDC, from the coding sequence ATGTCTAGTTCTGATCAAGATATTCCTCAAAAATCCTCCTTCTTCGCCAAATGGCTGACTCCTCGCTCCTGCACTCTGGGGTGCTTAGGATATATTGCTGGAATTGTAACGCTACCCCTTGCGGTGTTTTTATTCTTGAACACACCGGATGTCAAGAAGCAACGATTTCTGGAACGGGAAACCAATGAATGCCGTAGCTGTGATCTATCAAATCTAGACCTCTCCTTGAGGGATTGGAGTCATGCAGATTTCTCAAAAGCCAATTTGCAAAATACAATTTTGGGAGCGGCTAAACTCGGCGATGCTAATTTTGCTGAAGCCAATCTGCAAGGGGCTGTCCTGCGGCAGGCTAATCTAGCGAATGCAAATTTTGAGGGGGCGAATCTGTCCCAAGCGGACTTTCGCTGTGGGGGTGGAACCTGCACAAACCTGATCAATACAAGTTTCAAAAATGCAAATCTCCGAGGGGCGGATTTTCAGCTTGTCGGTTTCACGCCATCGGGTGAGGTGGGTTTGCCACAGGTTGATTTTACAGAAGCCGATTTGCGGGAAGCGAATTTTGAGGGGGCCAGTGTCAAGGGTGCCTTGTTGGATCAAGCGAAATTATGTGGAACAAGGATGCCCGATGGCACGATTTCAAATCGAGACTGCTAA
- a CDS encoding DUF4327 family protein codes for MVQATISYTIGFIKQEARQLVKKGILSRQQPIYTLCKYIPAREWGNIELELEHYDFLLRDRICDLLGREDWFDD; via the coding sequence ATGGTTCAAGCTACGATCTCCTATACCATAGGCTTTATCAAACAAGAAGCTCGTCAACTCGTCAAAAAAGGTATTCTCAGCCGCCAGCAACCGATTTATACCCTTTGCAAGTACATTCCCGCTCGCGAATGGGGAAATATCGAGCTAGAGTTAGAACACTATGACTTTTTGCTGCGCGATCGCATCTGTGATTTGTTAGGTCGAGAAGATTGGTTCGACGATTAA
- a CDS encoding polyribonucleotide nucleotidyltransferase, with product MKEIEKSISFDGRDIRLTIGLFAPQAGGAVLIQSGDTAVFVTATRSQGREGIDFLPLLVDYEERLYAGGKIPGGFLRREGRPPEKVTLTCRLIDRPLRPLIPQWIRDDIQIVATTWSMDPQVPPDVLAVTGASVAVQLAGIPFYGPMAAVRVGLVGDDFIINPTYKEITSGDLDLVVAGSPDGVIMVEAGANQLPEQDIIEAIDFGYEATCDLIQAQREIMEELGIEAVIEPPQEVDQTLETFIQERTTDDIKGILSQYLDKNLRDTRLDEIKEAIQAQIAEMPEEEPVRVAATADGKALGKVFKEVTKKLMRRQIVEDGVRVDGRKLDEVRPVSCRVGLLPQRVHGSALFNRGLTQVLSLVTLGTPGDAQDLADDLHPEDEKRYLHHYNFPPFSVGETRPMRSPGRREIGHGALAERALLPVLPDYDKFPYVIRVVSEVLSSNGSTSMGSVCGSTLGLMDAGVPLKKPVSGAAMGLIKEGDEVRILTDIQGIEDFLGDMDFKVAGTDVGITALQMDMKISGLSMETIAQAIQQAKPARLHILEKMLGTLDTPREELSPYAPRLLTIKIDPEFIGMVIGPGGKMIKSITEETGAKIDIQDDGTVTVSAIESEKAQRAVTIIQNMTRKLSAGDVYLGTVTRIIPIGAFVEFLPGKEGMVHISQIADYRVGKVEDELAVGDQVVIKVRDIDNKGRINLTRLNIHPDEAQAAREAAGLV from the coding sequence ATGAAAGAAATTGAAAAGTCAATATCCTTTGATGGACGGGATATTCGACTCACTATTGGGTTGTTTGCACCCCAGGCGGGTGGTGCAGTATTGATTCAGTCGGGAGATACGGCTGTATTCGTGACAGCGACCCGTTCTCAGGGCAGAGAGGGGATTGATTTTCTCCCCTTATTGGTGGATTATGAAGAACGCCTCTATGCAGGTGGGAAAATTCCTGGGGGCTTCTTACGACGCGAAGGAAGACCACCGGAAAAGGTCACCCTCACCTGTCGATTAATTGACCGTCCGCTGCGGCCTTTAATTCCCCAGTGGATTCGGGATGACATCCAAATTGTCGCAACAACCTGGTCAATGGACCCCCAAGTACCCCCGGATGTGTTAGCGGTGACGGGTGCTTCGGTGGCCGTGCAGTTAGCCGGAATTCCCTTCTATGGTCCAATGGCAGCCGTGCGCGTCGGTTTGGTGGGTGATGATTTTATCATTAATCCCACCTATAAAGAAATTACCTCGGGAGATTTGGATCTCGTCGTCGCCGGAAGTCCCGATGGGGTAATCATGGTGGAAGCCGGTGCAAATCAGCTTCCGGAACAGGATATCATCGAAGCCATTGATTTCGGCTATGAAGCCACCTGTGACTTGATTCAAGCGCAGCGGGAAATCATGGAAGAGTTAGGAATTGAGGCCGTAATTGAGCCACCGCAAGAGGTGGATCAAACCCTGGAAACGTTCATTCAGGAACGGACAACCGATGATATTAAAGGGATTTTGTCTCAGTATTTAGACAAAAACCTCCGAGATACGCGCTTAGATGAGATTAAAGAGGCTATCCAAGCGCAAATTGCTGAAATGCCCGAGGAAGAACCCGTCAGGGTTGCGGCAACTGCCGATGGCAAAGCATTGGGGAAAGTCTTTAAAGAAGTCACCAAGAAACTGATGCGGCGGCAGATTGTCGAAGATGGAGTGCGCGTTGATGGTCGGAAATTGGACGAAGTACGGCCTGTTTCCTGTCGCGTGGGACTGTTGCCCCAGCGGGTTCATGGTAGCGCTTTATTTAACCGGGGATTAACTCAGGTGTTATCGTTGGTCACTTTAGGGACTCCTGGAGATGCCCAAGATTTAGCCGATGACTTGCATCCGGAAGATGAAAAGCGCTATCTGCACCATTACAACTTCCCGCCATTTTCTGTGGGAGAAACTCGACCGATGCGATCGCCTGGACGCCGGGAAATTGGTCATGGCGCTTTAGCAGAACGTGCCTTACTGCCGGTGTTACCGGATTATGACAAATTCCCCTATGTGATTCGCGTCGTCTCTGAGGTGCTCTCCTCCAACGGTTCTACCTCGATGGGTTCGGTGTGCGGTTCGACCCTGGGTCTAATGGATGCCGGTGTCCCACTCAAGAAACCCGTTTCTGGTGCAGCAATGGGTCTGATTAAAGAGGGGGATGAGGTTCGGATTTTGACCGATATCCAGGGGATCGAGGATTTCCTCGGGGATATGGACTTCAAGGTAGCTGGAACCGACGTCGGGATCACCGCCTTGCAGATGGATATGAAAATCTCCGGGTTGTCGATGGAGACGATCGCCCAGGCGATTCAGCAAGCGAAACCGGCGCGACTGCATATCCTGGAAAAAATGCTCGGGACGCTAGATACGCCTCGCGAGGAACTCTCACCCTACGCGCCACGCCTGTTGACGATCAAAATTGATCCCGAATTCATTGGCATGGTGATTGGACCGGGCGGTAAGATGATTAAGAGCATTACCGAGGAAACCGGGGCCAAAATCGATATCCAAGATGATGGTACCGTCACCGTCTCGGCGATCGAAAGTGAAAAGGCACAGCGTGCCGTGACGATTATCCAAAACATGACCCGCAAGTTATCTGCGGGAGATGTTTATCTGGGGACCGTCACGCGGATTATTCCAATTGGTGCGTTTGTGGAATTCCTCCCTGGAAAAGAAGGGATGGTTCACATTTCTCAGATTGCCGATTACCGAGTCGGCAAGGTTGAGGATGAACTTGCCGTGGGTGATCAAGTCGTGATTAAAGTCCGCGATATTGATAATAAAGGCCGGATCAATCTCACTCGTCTGAACATTCATCCCGATGAAGCACAAGCTGCTCGGGAAGCAGCAGGACTCGTGTAG